A portion of the Colius striatus isolate bColStr4 chromosome 1, bColStr4.1.hap1, whole genome shotgun sequence genome contains these proteins:
- the IFNAR2 gene encoding interferon alpha/beta receptor 2 isoform X4 — protein MCTFGERRQLVCMVLQTHLCSEDLTLRDYFELMEVSWKTYLGPPEVNISSCLNCINVTVKLPTSHLRKNGKLQSLIDIYEELDYDITLKTLDGDHKTPRERTTAEIFNTVIEELYPSRNYCVSVMVTASLNKHSIPSTWKCVTADSAAQQDYHTAVIASAVCISLLLVGALKCLHVGGYILQKHSLPRTLFTLLFQVFIRTSPNSFWPFGHEEIASVEILYKEIRKKTNESSGCVSDEDNSDDSDATSNHDYTRREMISRIPQSSDTSKLHMEYCTKSNCADDSSSQASENPGTDSENSEEHEVDIEENDASSELLNTFSERNCSYLARRRNSACFTIKLNTVQLGNPEEDVDSSAALLSSQEDAFDWQHTQGFEVKLLDNTEDMQKRHCPNGSHEWQKSSCSSGESDSSDSDMDQNTEYIRR, from the exons ATGTGTACTTTTGGAGAGAGGAGACAATTAGTGTGCATGGTTCTTCAAACACATCTGTGTTCTGAGGACTTGACCTTGAGAGATTACTTTGAACTCATGGAAGTCTCATGGAAGA CATACCTTGGACCACCAGAAGTTAATATCAGTTCCTGTTTAAACTGCATAAATGTCACCGTAAAACTGCCAACCTCTCACTTgagaaaaaatggaaagctACAGTCTTTAATTGATATATATGAAGAGCTTGATTATGATATAACACTGAAAACACTTGATGGAGATCATAAG ACGCCACGTGAGAGAACCACTGCAGAAATCTTTAATACTGTCATTGAAGAATTGTATCCAAGTAGAAATTACTGTGTGTCTGTCATGGTCACTGCATCTCTAAACAAGCATTCCATCCCATCCACCTGGAAGTGTGTAACTGCAGACTCTGCAGCTCAACAAG ATTATCATACAGCTGTAATTGCAAGTGCTGTATGCATCTCGCTGTTGTTAGTTGGTGCCCTGAAGTGTTTGCATGTGGGAGGTTACATTCTTCAAAAACACTCACTTCCACGTACCTTG ttcACTTTGTTATTTCAGGTATTCATCAGAACATCACCTAATTCATTTTGGCCATTTGGACATGAAGAAATAGCCTCTGTAGAGATCCTTTACAAAGAGATtagaaaaaagacaaatgaatCCAGTGGTTGTGTGAGTGATGAAGATAACAGCGATGACAGCGATGCTACAAGTAATCATGACTATACAAGGCGTGAGATGATCAGCAGAATACCTCAGTCCTCCGACACATCAAAGCTGCACATGGAGTACTGTACAAAGAGTAACTGTGCAgatgacagcagcagccaggcaagTGAAAATCCAGGCACTGACTCGGAAAATTCTGAAGAGCATGAGGTGGATATTGAAGAAAATGACGCAAGTAGTGAGTTGCTAAATACTTTCTCTGAGAGGAATTGTAGCTATTTAGCTAGGCGAAGGAACAGTGCTTGCTTTACCATTAAGTTAAACACTGTGCAATTGGGAAACCCTGAAGAGGATGTGGATAGTTCTgcagctcttctttcttcccaagAAGATGCATTTGACTGGCAGCACACTCAAGGTTTTGAAGTAAAACTCCTGGATAACACAGAAGACATGCAGAAACGACACTGTCCTAACGGCTCTCATGAATGGCAGAAATCTTCTTGTTCTTCCGGTGAAAGCGACTCATCAGATTCAGATATGGACCAAAATACTGAATACATTAGAAGATGA
- the IFNAR2 gene encoding interferon alpha/beta receptor 2 isoform X2, whose protein sequence is MDRSMPFHQLLYISILSTACWSLPERFMGGPPHSLQMESWNFQHILTWQAKINPTVPTYYRVLYRDHRNWYTAKQCSNITQLSCSLTDDFKDVHTQYSALVQSFIGTKAYNSSRLTFLPYTDTYLGPPEVNISSCLNCINVTVKLPTSHLRKNGKLQSLIDIYEELDYDITLKTLDGDHKTPRERTTAEIFNTVIEELYPSRNYCVSVMVTASLNKHSIPSTWKCVTADSAAQQDYHTAVIASAVCISLLLVGALKCLHVGGYILQKHSLPRTLVFIRTSPNSFWPFGHEEIASVEILYKEIRKKTNESSGCVSDEDNSDDSDATSNHDYTRREMISRIPQSSDTSKLHMEYCTKSNCADDSSSQASENPGTDSENSEEHEVDIEENDASSELLNTFSERNCSYLARRRNSACFTIKLNTVQLGNPEEDVDSSAALLSSQEDAFDWQHTQGFEVKLLDNTEDMQKRHCPNGSHEWQKSSCSSGESDSSDSDMDQNTEYIRR, encoded by the exons tgtaCATCAGCATTCTGTCGACAGCTTGTTGGAGCTTGCCTG AAAGATTCATGGGAGGGCCACCTCACAGCCTACAAATGGAATCTTGGAATTTTCAACACATTTTGACCTGGCAGGCAAAAATTAACCCAACTGTGCCAACATACTATCGTGTGCTGTACCGTGACCACAG gaaCTGGTATACTGCAAAACAGTGTTCGAATATTACACAACTCTCTTGCAGTCTGACAGATGATTTTAAAGACGTTCACACTCAGTATTCGGCATTGGTTCAGAGCTTCATAGGAACTAAAGCATACAATTCCTCTCGACTTACTTTTTTGCCATACACTGACA CATACCTTGGACCACCAGAAGTTAATATCAGTTCCTGTTTAAACTGCATAAATGTCACCGTAAAACTGCCAACCTCTCACTTgagaaaaaatggaaagctACAGTCTTTAATTGATATATATGAAGAGCTTGATTATGATATAACACTGAAAACACTTGATGGAGATCATAAG ACGCCACGTGAGAGAACCACTGCAGAAATCTTTAATACTGTCATTGAAGAATTGTATCCAAGTAGAAATTACTGTGTGTCTGTCATGGTCACTGCATCTCTAAACAAGCATTCCATCCCATCCACCTGGAAGTGTGTAACTGCAGACTCTGCAGCTCAACAAG ATTATCATACAGCTGTAATTGCAAGTGCTGTATGCATCTCGCTGTTGTTAGTTGGTGCCCTGAAGTGTTTGCATGTGGGAGGTTACATTCTTCAAAAACACTCACTTCCACGTACCTTG GTATTCATCAGAACATCACCTAATTCATTTTGGCCATTTGGACATGAAGAAATAGCCTCTGTAGAGATCCTTTACAAAGAGATtagaaaaaagacaaatgaatCCAGTGGTTGTGTGAGTGATGAAGATAACAGCGATGACAGCGATGCTACAAGTAATCATGACTATACAAGGCGTGAGATGATCAGCAGAATACCTCAGTCCTCCGACACATCAAAGCTGCACATGGAGTACTGTACAAAGAGTAACTGTGCAgatgacagcagcagccaggcaagTGAAAATCCAGGCACTGACTCGGAAAATTCTGAAGAGCATGAGGTGGATATTGAAGAAAATGACGCAAGTAGTGAGTTGCTAAATACTTTCTCTGAGAGGAATTGTAGCTATTTAGCTAGGCGAAGGAACAGTGCTTGCTTTACCATTAAGTTAAACACTGTGCAATTGGGAAACCCTGAAGAGGATGTGGATAGTTCTgcagctcttctttcttcccaagAAGATGCATTTGACTGGCAGCACACTCAAGGTTTTGAAGTAAAACTCCTGGATAACACAGAAGACATGCAGAAACGACACTGTCCTAACGGCTCTCATGAATGGCAGAAATCTTCTTGTTCTTCCGGTGAAAGCGACTCATCAGATTCAGATATGGACCAAAATACTGAATACATTAGAAGATGA
- the IFNAR2 gene encoding interferon alpha/beta receptor 2 isoform X1 — protein sequence MDRSMPFHQLLYISILSTACWSLPERFMGGPPHSLQMESWNFQHILTWQAKINPTVPTYYRVLYRDHRNWYTAKQCSNITQLSCSLTDDFKDVHTQYSALVQSFIGTKAYNSSRLTFLPYTDTYLGPPEVNISSCLNCINVTVKLPTSHLRKNGKLQSLIDIYEELDYDITLKTLDGDHKTPRERTTAEIFNTVIEELYPSRNYCVSVMVTASLNKHSIPSTWKCVTADSAAQQDYHTAVIASAVCISLLLVGALKCLHVGGYILQKHSLPRTLFTLLFQVFIRTSPNSFWPFGHEEIASVEILYKEIRKKTNESSGCVSDEDNSDDSDATSNHDYTRREMISRIPQSSDTSKLHMEYCTKSNCADDSSSQASENPGTDSENSEEHEVDIEENDASSELLNTFSERNCSYLARRRNSACFTIKLNTVQLGNPEEDVDSSAALLSSQEDAFDWQHTQGFEVKLLDNTEDMQKRHCPNGSHEWQKSSCSSGESDSSDSDMDQNTEYIRR from the exons tgtaCATCAGCATTCTGTCGACAGCTTGTTGGAGCTTGCCTG AAAGATTCATGGGAGGGCCACCTCACAGCCTACAAATGGAATCTTGGAATTTTCAACACATTTTGACCTGGCAGGCAAAAATTAACCCAACTGTGCCAACATACTATCGTGTGCTGTACCGTGACCACAG gaaCTGGTATACTGCAAAACAGTGTTCGAATATTACACAACTCTCTTGCAGTCTGACAGATGATTTTAAAGACGTTCACACTCAGTATTCGGCATTGGTTCAGAGCTTCATAGGAACTAAAGCATACAATTCCTCTCGACTTACTTTTTTGCCATACACTGACA CATACCTTGGACCACCAGAAGTTAATATCAGTTCCTGTTTAAACTGCATAAATGTCACCGTAAAACTGCCAACCTCTCACTTgagaaaaaatggaaagctACAGTCTTTAATTGATATATATGAAGAGCTTGATTATGATATAACACTGAAAACACTTGATGGAGATCATAAG ACGCCACGTGAGAGAACCACTGCAGAAATCTTTAATACTGTCATTGAAGAATTGTATCCAAGTAGAAATTACTGTGTGTCTGTCATGGTCACTGCATCTCTAAACAAGCATTCCATCCCATCCACCTGGAAGTGTGTAACTGCAGACTCTGCAGCTCAACAAG ATTATCATACAGCTGTAATTGCAAGTGCTGTATGCATCTCGCTGTTGTTAGTTGGTGCCCTGAAGTGTTTGCATGTGGGAGGTTACATTCTTCAAAAACACTCACTTCCACGTACCTTG ttcACTTTGTTATTTCAGGTATTCATCAGAACATCACCTAATTCATTTTGGCCATTTGGACATGAAGAAATAGCCTCTGTAGAGATCCTTTACAAAGAGATtagaaaaaagacaaatgaatCCAGTGGTTGTGTGAGTGATGAAGATAACAGCGATGACAGCGATGCTACAAGTAATCATGACTATACAAGGCGTGAGATGATCAGCAGAATACCTCAGTCCTCCGACACATCAAAGCTGCACATGGAGTACTGTACAAAGAGTAACTGTGCAgatgacagcagcagccaggcaagTGAAAATCCAGGCACTGACTCGGAAAATTCTGAAGAGCATGAGGTGGATATTGAAGAAAATGACGCAAGTAGTGAGTTGCTAAATACTTTCTCTGAGAGGAATTGTAGCTATTTAGCTAGGCGAAGGAACAGTGCTTGCTTTACCATTAAGTTAAACACTGTGCAATTGGGAAACCCTGAAGAGGATGTGGATAGTTCTgcagctcttctttcttcccaagAAGATGCATTTGACTGGCAGCACACTCAAGGTTTTGAAGTAAAACTCCTGGATAACACAGAAGACATGCAGAAACGACACTGTCCTAACGGCTCTCATGAATGGCAGAAATCTTCTTGTTCTTCCGGTGAAAGCGACTCATCAGATTCAGATATGGACCAAAATACTGAATACATTAGAAGATGA
- the IFNAR2 gene encoding interferon alpha/beta receptor 2 isoform X3 — MGGPPHSLQMESWNFQHILTWQAKINPTVPTYYRVLYRDHRNWYTAKQCSNITQLSCSLTDDFKDVHTQYSALVQSFIGTKAYNSSRLTFLPYTDTYLGPPEVNISSCLNCINVTVKLPTSHLRKNGKLQSLIDIYEELDYDITLKTLDGDHKTPRERTTAEIFNTVIEELYPSRNYCVSVMVTASLNKHSIPSTWKCVTADSAAQQDYHTAVIASAVCISLLLVGALKCLHVGGYILQKHSLPRTLFTLLFQVFIRTSPNSFWPFGHEEIASVEILYKEIRKKTNESSGCVSDEDNSDDSDATSNHDYTRREMISRIPQSSDTSKLHMEYCTKSNCADDSSSQASENPGTDSENSEEHEVDIEENDASSELLNTFSERNCSYLARRRNSACFTIKLNTVQLGNPEEDVDSSAALLSSQEDAFDWQHTQGFEVKLLDNTEDMQKRHCPNGSHEWQKSSCSSGESDSSDSDMDQNTEYIRR, encoded by the exons ATGGGAGGGCCACCTCACAGCCTACAAATGGAATCTTGGAATTTTCAACACATTTTGACCTGGCAGGCAAAAATTAACCCAACTGTGCCAACATACTATCGTGTGCTGTACCGTGACCACAG gaaCTGGTATACTGCAAAACAGTGTTCGAATATTACACAACTCTCTTGCAGTCTGACAGATGATTTTAAAGACGTTCACACTCAGTATTCGGCATTGGTTCAGAGCTTCATAGGAACTAAAGCATACAATTCCTCTCGACTTACTTTTTTGCCATACACTGACA CATACCTTGGACCACCAGAAGTTAATATCAGTTCCTGTTTAAACTGCATAAATGTCACCGTAAAACTGCCAACCTCTCACTTgagaaaaaatggaaagctACAGTCTTTAATTGATATATATGAAGAGCTTGATTATGATATAACACTGAAAACACTTGATGGAGATCATAAG ACGCCACGTGAGAGAACCACTGCAGAAATCTTTAATACTGTCATTGAAGAATTGTATCCAAGTAGAAATTACTGTGTGTCTGTCATGGTCACTGCATCTCTAAACAAGCATTCCATCCCATCCACCTGGAAGTGTGTAACTGCAGACTCTGCAGCTCAACAAG ATTATCATACAGCTGTAATTGCAAGTGCTGTATGCATCTCGCTGTTGTTAGTTGGTGCCCTGAAGTGTTTGCATGTGGGAGGTTACATTCTTCAAAAACACTCACTTCCACGTACCTTG ttcACTTTGTTATTTCAGGTATTCATCAGAACATCACCTAATTCATTTTGGCCATTTGGACATGAAGAAATAGCCTCTGTAGAGATCCTTTACAAAGAGATtagaaaaaagacaaatgaatCCAGTGGTTGTGTGAGTGATGAAGATAACAGCGATGACAGCGATGCTACAAGTAATCATGACTATACAAGGCGTGAGATGATCAGCAGAATACCTCAGTCCTCCGACACATCAAAGCTGCACATGGAGTACTGTACAAAGAGTAACTGTGCAgatgacagcagcagccaggcaagTGAAAATCCAGGCACTGACTCGGAAAATTCTGAAGAGCATGAGGTGGATATTGAAGAAAATGACGCAAGTAGTGAGTTGCTAAATACTTTCTCTGAGAGGAATTGTAGCTATTTAGCTAGGCGAAGGAACAGTGCTTGCTTTACCATTAAGTTAAACACTGTGCAATTGGGAAACCCTGAAGAGGATGTGGATAGTTCTgcagctcttctttcttcccaagAAGATGCATTTGACTGGCAGCACACTCAAGGTTTTGAAGTAAAACTCCTGGATAACACAGAAGACATGCAGAAACGACACTGTCCTAACGGCTCTCATGAATGGCAGAAATCTTCTTGTTCTTCCGGTGAAAGCGACTCATCAGATTCAGATATGGACCAAAATACTGAATACATTAGAAGATGA